Genomic segment of Salvia splendens isolate huo1 chromosome 12, SspV2, whole genome shotgun sequence:
ATGCTTGAACTTTGTTAGGtgatgaaaatgaaatggaCAAAAACAAACTACAAGAAAGTGAGAAAATTCATCAATTTCACAGAAGTAGATGCTAGGTGTTGAATTTTAGTACAAAAACTTGCACTACTTAGTTACTTGTACCATACTTTACTGCAACAAAGAAGACACTCTGCAGCCAAGACTTCCATAAATGAGTTAGCAAAACAGAAACATTCATTAAACATACAATCTCAGCCATGGGAGAAGTGGATCCTGACTTCATCCAACCCCTCGAACACCAGCCTAAGCCGGGGACTCTTGAAGCCGAAGGCATCCCATTCATCGATCTCTCCCCATTGAACTCCAAAGAACCTGATGCATCATCTGCCCTCGATCATCTAGTGTCTGAGATAGGTGATGCCTGCAAAACATGGGGCTTCTTTCAGGTCATCAACCACGGGGTTCCTTCACAAGTCCGACAAAGAATCGAGACAGCATCAAAAGAGTTCTTTGCTCTCCccaaggaggagaagaagaagaccaGCAGAGATGAGGCCAACATTTTTGGCTATTCAGACTTGGAGATCACCAAGAGCGTCCGCGACTGGAAGGAGATCTTCGACTGCACAATAGAGAATCCTACGGTCATATATGCCTCAGACGAGCCGGATGACAAGGAGCTCAGAGAGCTGACCAGTCAATGGCCTCAGTCTCCTCCAGATTTAAGGCAACTTCAAAACTCagcttctttctttcttgtgtCGAACAATAAACAAAAAGATGAATGATTACCTCAACATGCATTTCCTGATGCAGGGAGATATGCCAAGAGTATGCTGCAGAAATGCAGAAGCTAACTCACAAGCTACTAGAGCTAATAGCACTGAGTCTAGGTTTGGAAAAAGATCGATTCCATGGCTTCTTTAAAGAGCAGACTAGCTTCATGAGGCTGAACTACTACCCCTCCTGCCCTGCTCCTCAACTAGCACTATGGCTCGGGAGGCACAAGGATGCCAGTGCCATGACAGTTCTGGCTCAAGACGACGTTGGAGGGCTTGAGGTGAAGAGGAAGACAGATGGAGAGTGGATCTTCGTCAAACCTATCCCTGATGCTTATATTGTAAACGTGGGAGACCCAATCCAGGTACCCTATCTCTGCACATCAATGAAGTTGGATTATATTATGCGTATATATGTTTGTTTGTGATATGGCAGGTTTGGAGCAATGATAAGTATGAGAGTGTGGAGCATAGAGTGACTGTGAACTCTGAGAAGGAGAGGTTTTCGGTTCCATTCTTCTTGAATCCTTCACATTATGTATGGGTGGAGCCACTGCATGAGTTGGTAGATGAGGAAAATCCTTCCAAGTACAAGGGCTACAGCTGGGGGAAGTTTTACGCGACGCGGAAGCTTAGCAACTTCAAAAAGCTTACCTCAGAGAACATATTTCAAGGTTTAGGAGAGGCGTATCTCAACCTTATCAGTTTGTGTGTTTTTCTCATTGAAGAAGTTGTGCTTTGTGTAGAATCTTTCAGAGTGATTTTGCATATCTATGCATGTATGCTTAGCAAGAATTTGAATATATGTTGCACTTCCTCCTATCAGAAAATGGATTGATATTCACCACCAAGATCAATGAATCACTTTTAACTATTTTCAGATTAAAGTATCGATTAATGTTTTGGCATAGACAGCAGCCTATATGTTACTCAATGATTCTGAGAATATGCAAAATATACCACTTCCAAAATGAATTTCTTGAAACCAGATCATCATACACTGAATTATTCAAAACCTTCCATAACTCATCAAATTGTTATCTTGTGAGATTATTGGCTCCAATTCAATTATTAGTTTGGGTAAGAGTAGTTTTCTTGGAAGTTCGCTATATTATCATGTCATTAATTTAAGCATCAATATATTCAAAACCGGGTCTTTTAGCaatgacccaaaaacaaattagTGTAATTACAACATCAAATTAATGTGCAATCAGCTATCATAACCTATTACTTGACTCATAGATGATTTCCCACGATAACGACAAAAAAGAAACTCCAGATTTTATACAATAGTCCTACCTATGTTAGATAGAATGAATCCACAATATTAAGGGACTATATGATTCCAAAAAACTCAAATTTGTTGGTTCAATTCACCAACCCCGAGCCTTTGATAATAAGTCAGACTCGTGGCTCCCCGACCCAAACTTTACCCGATAAAACTCGCACTCGAGCTAGTAGTAATTTATATGAAAAAAGGAGTCCATTCATCAAAACACAGGGTACAAATCTGATCGAGCTACAGAAATGAATAATTCTTGTACTATTATTcataatcaaaacaaaaattctCACTACAAAACTTTTATGATGGACAAAAAAAAAGGGCAATGAAATTCCAATGAACTATACAAGTAGTTTTGTTCTGTGTGTTGCGTTGAGACGACAAAATTAAGCAAGAATACCGACATATGGAACTGAGGTGATTGAGTATTCGCCGTTTGTAAGAAGCGAAGAATTGGTTTGCTTTACGACAAAGCTAACCGAATACACAAAATCGAACATAAACTGCGCCATCGACTTCAGCAATCCAAAGCATATTTCCAGCCTCTTCATAACCATTGTTGTAAGAATTTTTACTTGGagtattgttttttttgttttgtgatcCTACTTTTTCATTCTCTCAACATGAATAAATGATGTAGTTATAGGTTGTTCGGAGTGGCTGAGATTAGAAATAAAGCGTTGTGTTTATGTGGCTTTTCGAGACACCAAGGAACAAATTGAAAGAGTCATACTGCCAACTTGGCTTATTGTGTTATTTAAT
This window contains:
- the LOC121758816 gene encoding protein DMR6-LIKE OXYGENASE 2-like, whose product is MGEVDPDFIQPLEHQPKPGTLEAEGIPFIDLSPLNSKEPDASSALDHLVSEIGDACKTWGFFQVINHGVPSQVRQRIETASKEFFALPKEEKKKTSRDEANIFGYSDLEITKSVRDWKEIFDCTIENPTVIYASDEPDDKELRELTSQWPQSPPDLREICQEYAAEMQKLTHKLLELIALSLGLEKDRFHGFFKEQTSFMRLNYYPSCPAPQLALWLGRHKDASAMTVLAQDDVGGLEVKRKTDGEWIFVKPIPDAYIVNVGDPIQVWSNDKYESVEHRVTVNSEKERFSVPFFLNPSHYVWVEPLHELVDEENPSKYKGYSWGKFYATRKLSNFKKLTSENIFQGLGEAYLNLISLCVFLIEEVVLCVESFRVILHIYACMLSKNLNICCTSSYQKMD